A genomic window from Providencia alcalifaciens includes:
- a CDS encoding PLP-dependent aminotransferase family protein: MRRKQQAQFPLLLIEQGRINEGVYHTIRNAILDGRIATGLKLPSTRALAEMMSISRNSVIAGFERLIDEGYLYSKQGSGTYVSAQIPDELVRTITTNQAAFQQENPALHLNPMLDNLQPLWAQSRPNTNKRSIFNIGVGCVDQFPHDLWGRLLGRVWRKSKHDITHYNHPDGYIPLKKLLVDYVRSTRGVHCHEKQIIIVNGTQQAINLVAKVLLKQNDTVWLDDPGYDSARAILTAAGANVSPIPFDNEGMNIEYAAAHHSDAKLIYTTPSHQFPLGTTLSLPRRLALLDWAQQNNAWIFEDDYNSEFRFLSKPIQALQGLDNHQRVIYAGTFSKMMYPGFRLGFLIVPENLSEAFTMMKYYSDSHCSYLEQAALAQFIQEGHYARHIRKIRKICYERQSVFCQSINQYLPHIFDAQMNDSGIHTVCWVKKGYNLEIILEQCHDLGFGAQPLSRYCINSQNNDAILFGYAAHTELEIVQNIQLLRDALLKIYPS, from the coding sequence ATGAGACGAAAGCAGCAAGCTCAGTTCCCATTGTTATTAATTGAGCAAGGTCGAATTAATGAAGGGGTTTACCATACGATCCGTAATGCAATATTGGATGGCCGAATTGCTACTGGCCTAAAATTGCCTTCGACTCGGGCGCTAGCTGAAATGATGTCAATTTCTCGTAATTCAGTAATTGCGGGATTTGAACGCCTAATAGATGAAGGCTATTTATATTCAAAGCAAGGCTCTGGAACGTATGTTTCTGCACAAATTCCTGATGAGTTAGTTCGTACAATAACCACCAATCAAGCTGCTTTCCAACAAGAAAATCCTGCACTTCATCTGAACCCCATGTTGGATAACCTTCAACCACTTTGGGCACAGTCACGCCCCAATACCAATAAGCGCTCAATATTTAATATTGGCGTTGGCTGTGTTGATCAGTTTCCCCATGACCTTTGGGGGCGGTTATTAGGGCGAGTTTGGCGAAAATCCAAACATGATATCACGCACTATAATCACCCTGATGGTTATATACCGCTCAAAAAATTATTGGTTGATTATGTGCGTTCAACCCGAGGCGTTCATTGTCATGAAAAACAAATTATTATCGTCAATGGAACCCAACAGGCGATAAATTTGGTGGCAAAAGTCTTATTAAAACAAAATGATACGGTTTGGCTCGATGACCCAGGTTATGACAGTGCTCGTGCTATTTTAACCGCCGCCGGTGCCAATGTCTCACCGATCCCTTTCGATAATGAAGGAATGAATATTGAATACGCTGCCGCACATCATAGTGATGCCAAACTGATTTACACCACGCCATCTCATCAATTTCCACTTGGAACAACCTTAAGCTTACCCCGCCGCCTCGCATTATTAGATTGGGCGCAACAAAATAATGCTTGGATATTTGAGGATGATTACAACAGCGAATTTCGTTTTTTATCCAAACCGATTCAAGCCTTGCAAGGGCTGGATAATCATCAACGTGTTATTTATGCTGGTACATTTTCTAAAATGATGTATCCCGGTTTTCGCCTTGGATTTTTAATTGTGCCAGAAAATCTGAGTGAAGCTTTTACGATGATGAAATACTACAGTGACAGTCATTGTAGCTATTTAGAGCAAGCCGCCTTAGCGCAGTTTATTCAAGAAGGTCATTACGCGAGACATATTCGTAAGATCCGCAAAATTTGCTATGAACGCCAATCTGTTTTTTGCCAATCCATCAATCAATATCTCCCCCACATTTTTGATGCACAAATGAATGATTCAGGGATCCATACCGTCTGTTGGGTAAAAAAAGGCTATAACTTAGAGATTATCTTAGAGCAGTGCCATGACCTTGGTTTTGGTGCGCAGCCGTTATCTCGTTATTGTATTAACAGCCAAAATAATGATGCCATTCTATTTGGATATGCCGCCCATACCGAGCTCGAGATCGTCCAGAATATTCAATTACTACGTGATGCATTGCTGAAAATATACCCAAGTTAA